The window CTAAACTTTCAGGTAATTTAGCAAAAACTTTCTTAAGTAAAATTATAGAATAACCACCAAGGAAACCACCAATTAGAGCTCCAAGGAAACCAGCACCATTATTAGCAGAAATAAGTCCAGCAACCATTGCAGGAGCAAAACCAGGTCTGTCAGCAATACTCATTCCAATAAATCCAGCCATAACAGGAATCATTAGGAAGAATCCATTTCCTCCACCAATATCCATAAGAAGTTTTGCAAATGGATGGAAACTAGGATCATTAGGATCAAAGGCTTTAATTCCAAACATAAATGAAATTGCAATTAATATACCTCCACCAACAACAAATGGTAACATATTAGAAACACCTGACATTAGATGTTTATAGAATCCAGTTTTTTCTTTTTTAGTAGGAGCTTTAGTTTCATCAGCTGTGTATATTGGAGCTGAGTTATTTGTTGCTTCATTTATTAATTTTTCAGGATTTTTAATTCCTTCTTTTACAGGAACTATAACTACATGTTTTCCATTAAATCTAGTCATTTCAACATTTTTATCAGCAGCTACAATAATTCCCTTAGCATTTTTAATTTCATCAGTTGTAAGTTCATTTTTTACACCAGTAGAACCATTAGTTTCTACTTTTATTTTTATTCCAAGTTCACTAGCTTTTTTTCTTAAAGCATCAGCAGCCATATATGTATGGGCAATACCTGTAGGACAAGCTGTAACTCCTAATACATCAAAATCTTTGTCATTATTTTCTGCTGTTTCTTTTTTTTCAGTTTTAAGAAGAATATCTATAATTTCTTCCTTTGAAGTAGCCTTTAATATTCCTTCTCTAACCTCATCTTCTAAAAGAGAAGTTGTAAGTTGTGAAAGAACTTCTATATGAGAATCTGTAGCAGATTCAGGAGCAGCAATCATAAAAAATATTTTAGAAGGCTCATTATCTAGAGAATCATAATCAATTCCTTCTTTAGATATTCCAATTGCAACAGTTGGAACTTTTACAGCTGCAGTTTTAGCATGGGGAATAGCAATTCCTTCTTCTAAACCAGTAGAACTTTGTTTTTCTCTTTTAAGTATTTCTTTTTTATAATCCTCACGATCATTTAATTTACCATTTTCAAAAAGCATATCAACTAATTCATCAATAACAGCATCTTTATTTTTAGCTAAAAGATTTAAGTTGATACATTCCTTTGTAATCATAGACTTTAACATTTTATACCTCCTAATTATATTTAATTTAAATTTTATGAATCTCTATATCAGTTAATAAATTATTCATATCTTCAAAAGTAGTAAGCCCCTTTGAAAAAGCAGTTGAACTTCCAGATGCAATTGCGTATCTATATGCTTCAACTATATCTTTATTCAAATAAAGACCATATAATAAACCAGAAACCATTGAATCTCCAGCTCCAACAGAACTTATAAGTTTTCCTTGAGGTACTCCCCCTTTATAGATTCCCTTTTCAGAAATTAAGATGGAACCTTCTTTTCCAAGGGAAATAATAACATTTTCAGCTCCAAGAGTTCTTAATTTTTTACCAGCTTCTATAAGTTCTTTTTCATTTTGATATTTTTCATTAAAAAATTCTTCAATCTCATCTTTATTAGGTTTTACAAGAAAAACCTTTTCACATAGGGAAAACTGTAGTGGCTTTCCTCTAGTATCAAGAATAACTTTTACATTTTCAGGTAAAATATCAATGATTTTTTTATAAATATTTTTATTTAATGAAGTAGGAACGCTTCCTGATAATACTAAAATATCATTTTCCTGAATACATTCAATTGTTTTTAAGAATTGTTCATATTCTAGAGTAGATATATTAGGGGACATCCCTGCAATTTCACTTTCAGATTTTTGTGTTTTCATTTTAATATTTATTCTAGTATTTTCCTTTATATCTATAAATTTTTCAATTATTTCGTAATTAGAAACATTTTTTTTAATATATGCTCCAGTAAAACCTCCTACAAAACCAAGGGCAGTGCTAGGAACACCAAAGTTTTTTAAAACCTTTGATACATTTATTCCTTTTCCTCCAGGAAGAGTGTATCCATTTTTTAAAGAATTAAGATTACCTTCTATAAATTCATTCATTTCTAAATAATAATCTATAGCTGGATTTAAAGTAACTGTATAAATCATAAATTGCCTCCATTATTTTTTTGCCTTATCTATTGCCTTTGTAATTTCCTTTGGTAAATCAGTATCAGAAATTAGATCACCATCATTTAATGATGCAAAATTAAAGAAACTCTTAGTTTTAAATTTTGTATGATCACATAGGAAATATATCCGCTTTCCTCTTTTAATTGCTTCAGATTTAACTAAAACTTCCTCTTCATCAGGTGTAGAATATCCTTCAGTATTAACTCCATTAGCTCCAATAAATACAACATCAAAGTTGTATGTTTTAAGAGAATTCATAGCAGAAAAACCAACTAAGGCTCCAGTTTTTTTCTTAAGTTTTCCTCCAAGTAAATAAACTTCTTTATTTATAGCAGTAAGTTCATTTATGTGTGAATAACCATTTGTGACTATTTTTATATTTGGAATATCTTTTAAATATTTGATTAATGCAAAGGTAGTTGTACCAGCATCTAAAAATATAGTATCCCCTTCATGAATGAATTTGATTGATTTTTTGGCGATGATATCTTTTTCCTTGTTGAAGACTAATTTTTTAAAACCAATGTCTTCTTCTTTAGTTTCAACTAAAACAGCTCCACCATGGATTCTTTTGATTTTCCCCTTATCTTCTAAAAAATTTAAATCTCTTCTAGCAGTAGCTTCAGAAATCTTAAGCTTTTCAACTATGTCGTGAACTTTTATGTTTTGTTTTTCTTCTATAAGTTTCAAAATCAGATTATATCTTTCAACTGTTAACATTTAATCACCTCTTTCATTATATTTTAATAATAGCACATGAAATAAAAAAAATCAATCAAAAATAATCAATTTCTTTCAAAAATGCGGATTTTTGGGCTTTTACTGGAAAAAGAAAAATTCCAGGGATTTCCTGGAATTTTTGTATTAAGATATTCTTTTTCTTACTTTTCTTATTAACTTTTGAATGGGATAACCTTTTAAAATCCATATTTTCCTGATTCTATTAAAATTTTCTAAGAATTTTTTTCTACCTTCATCTAATTCTTCCACACATCTTTTTTGCCAAGCTTTACATACTCCTGATAAATCTGAATCAAATAATATTTTTCTTAAAAATCTAGGTAAAAACTTAATTTTAATAGCTGATTGAAAATCTATTATATAAGGATATCCATCCTTTCCCATAATTATATTTCCTAAATTCCTTAAATCTAAATGTACAATATCTTTATCTTGTATTTTTTTAATGTTTTTTTCTAAAGTTATAAAGAACTCTTTTCCTATAATATTTCCGTGGATACCTTTTAAAGCTGTTCCTTCTATATAATTAAAGCTAAGTGTATAAGGAGATATTATATTTACTCCCCCTGCAACTGACTTGTTATTTTTAAGTTCCATCATTTTATTAGCTTCATTTTTTATAAATAATCTTCCCACTGTATTTTTTATTATAAATGGTGATTCTGAAAAATCTTTTATAGTAAGATCCCTCATATCATCTTTATATCTAAAAACTGTAGCATTAGCTATTCTTCCATAATTTAATACTTCAATCCCTTCTTTAGAAATCTTTCCATAAGTTCTTTCAAGCATTTTTAAAACATTAATCTTTTCTCTTTTTAAATTTTTTTCTAACATATAAATCCTCTCCAATAAAAATTGACCGTGCGGTCATTGTTTTCCCCGAGGATATTATAACATATTTTCACAAAAGAAAACAGTCTCTTAAAATAGAGACTGTTGTTTTATTGGTTTGATTAATTTTTTTAATTTAGGCATTTGTCTAACATTTATTTTCATATCATCTTTTAATTCTCCAGTAAGTAAAGATGAAAGAGGATTATGAAGATTTGATTTAATTCTAACTTGATCATAGTTAAAATTAGCATAGCAATACAAGCAATTATGAAGACATGTGTTGTATTCTCCAATATCTATACTTTTAACACAACCACATTCTTCCCGTTGATATGGATCTTTTTCTATATCTATTTCAAAACCTAAAATATCAGAAATTAAATTATTATCAACGCATTTTCCGTGGGTTATTCCATACTTTTCTAAATTATATTTTTCAGAACAAGTTTCTATTTTAATGTTATATTTTTCAGCTATATTTGAAAAGTTTTCACATATGAAGTTTATATCTTCTTCACTCATTTTTAATATATGTAAAGATTTTGTGTTTTTTTCAGTTTTTTTATAATAATCAATGAAACTAATAACACATTTTTCTGTATATCCCTTTAATTTAGAGCAAAGATTTTCAAACGCCCTAACATGATATTCCTTTGTGTAAGTTTCATTTATAAATATAGGATCATATCTTAAAACAACTCTATTACTTCCTATTTTATTAGATAACTTTTTAAAAGTTTCTAAAATATTTTTTTTATTTTTTACATTAAGTTCAACATCTTTCCCGTAAGGGGTGATAGTATATTGAAAATAATAGTTATAACCACTAAGTTCATCTAGTCTAGAAAGCATAGGAGTAGCATCCTTAGTCCAAAACACAAAACAATCAACAGTATTTGGAGAAAGAGTTATTCTACTAATTTGTTTGTCATTAAAAGGATTTGGAACATCTACAAATCCTTCTTTTAAACGGTTAAAAAACCAATTGCTATAAAAAGCAGGAATATCTGTTCTTCTACTAACACTAACAATCATAATCATTATCTCCTTTCAAAATTAATGATACTAAAACATACTTGAGACATTGTTTTGATAGGTTTTCTAGAAAAAACATTTTCATGACAGAATTTTTTAAATGGACAAGGATTGTCTTCTAAAAAATCTAAATAATAATCACTTAAAAAATTAGATAAACTACTAGGATAACCAAATTCAGGTAGTATATCTTCTATTCTATAAGCAAATCCATTTGGTTTCTTATCAAAGGAATAACATTCTGTGAAAGAATCATCTGTTTTATAACCTAATTCATTTTGAATTATATTAAAAATCTCAATTCCTCTCCTGGCATCCCTTGTATTTCTAGCCTTTCTTAAGGAAAGGACAATAGTAAGTTTATCACTTTTAAAATTAGCATTTCTAAATAAATCTTTTAATTTTTCAAAATCTTCATCAGAAAATTCTCCAACTGATTTTGGGAAAATAATTGTATTATAATCATTTTCTTTAAAATCAAAATTAAGGATATCTGAATTGATAACTTTAGCATCATAATCATAATTATCCCAGTAAGACCAATTGATTATATCTACTCCAGTATATTTTATATTTAAATTTTGCTCTGATTTTTCATTAGCCAGTTTCATTCCCCAAAAATCTATTCCACATCCACATCCAATGGAAAGAATATTAAAGTCATTTTTTATAAAATTTCTTTTTATCATTTCATTATATAGGAAGTAATATTCAGTTAAATAAGCTGGAAAATATTTTAAAAGATAATATTGTTGGATAAACTTATTTTGATAATCAGGTAGTACTTCACCTTTAAAACCAAAATTCTTTAGTTCACATAAATATTCCTTTTCTTCTAAATTATCTAAAAAATCAAAGAAAATTTCTTTTAATTTTTCCATTGCAAATAAAATCATATATCCTCCATAAATAAAAAGTGTCCATTTACATTATACCATGAAAGTCTTAAGTTAAGAAATTTTATTTTTTTATCACGAAAAATATTAAAATTAACACGAAAATAACAAAAAAACACATATTTTTTTCAATAAAAAGCTGTTCCAATAATATCAAGTTTTTTTGTATGATGTTCAAAAAAACTTAAAAGTTGACAATTAGTACAAATAAGGATAAAATTGAAATACTGATTTATGTAATTTTTTTCTGGGGGGAGAAAATAAATATGTTATTAAAAAACAGACTAGGTTTAGTGTGCTTTTTTTTAGTATTAACAGAAATTGTAAATGCTGAATTAAAAAAAGAAATTGTTCAAGAAAATGTAATATTTAATCAAGGGTTTCAATTACAAGAAAAAAACAATTATGAAGAAAAGGGAGAGGTATTAGTTAGTTTAAATCCTATGATTTGTTTACCAAAAATGGAAGTAGTAGGATTTAGAGAAAAATTTGATTCATTGGGCGTTTGTATATATACAAACTATATTAATTTTATAAATAGATTTAATATAGTATTTTATGAAGATGAAAGTGGAAGAAATGAAATATTTTCAAAGGATATTAATGGAAAAGAGCTTTTAGAAAAATATAGTATAGAGATACCATTAGAGTATAGATATAAGAAGAAATTGTACTATAAATTAGTTGCTTATGATGATGAAGCTAATTTTGATGAGACAAAAATTCATACTTTAGATATGAAATATAAAAGAAAAGATTTTAAAGGATTATTAGAAAAGATATATGATAAATCATCACTAGTGATTCATAATATTCCTTTGAATTTTTTTAAAGTTACTTTTTTTGGGAAAGAATTTAAAAGTGAAGAAAAAATAGTACTAGATAATGTAGAAGTGAAAGTAGACAAAAAAGGAACTTTTGTATATGAGAGTTACTATATGCCAGGAAAATATGAAGTAAGTTGTAAAACAGATAATTATTCTTTACCTATCCAGTTTGAGGTGGATAATAATTATTCTTTTTTAGTTGGTATAGCAGATTTAAAAATGGGAACAAATGGAATAAGTAGAAAAAGTGATTTATTAACAAAGGGAGAAGAATATGTTGATAATACTTTTAATGAAGGAAGACTAGCTTTTTATACAAGAAATAGAATAGATAAATATAATATAGTAGCTCAATTGGATACTGATAGCCAGAGAATAAAGCATCTTTTTGATGGTCTTGGAAGAAGAAATAACAGAGAAATATTCAAAGATATGAAGACAGAAGATAAGGGCTATACTTTTGGCGATGATTCTTTTTCAAAGATGGATGTTGATACTCAAGGGAAAATGTATATAAGAGCTGAGTGGGATAAAAATAAGGTGTTATGGGGTAACTATAATACAGAAATAAATAATGGAGAATATTTAAATTATTCAAAATCTCTATATGGGGCAAACTTTAAAGGAGCTAGTTCTCTAGTTACAAAATATGGAGAAAATAAGACAAATTGGGGAGCTTTCTTTTCTAACCCAGAAGTTTTAGAAGAATATAATATATTTTTAGGAACTGGAGGTAGTCTTTATTATTTACAAAATAAAGATATAGTAGAAGGAAGCGAAGAGGTAAAAATAGAAGTTAGAAATGAAAAAACAGGATTAAAAATAAAAGAAATTTCTTTATCAGAGGATGAAGATTATGAAATAAATAGAATTCAAGGTAGGATTATTTTAAATGAGCCACTATATCAGTATGGAGCAAGTGATATAGGTGGTCTTATTAAGGATAATCCTATTTCTGATATAAAAATTTATTTAAAGGTATATTACCAATATTATGATAAAGAGTTAGTTGAAAAAAATGATTATTCAACAGGTGGATATTATAATACTTGGATAAATGATAATTTTAAATTAGGTGTAACAGGAATACATTCAACAGAACTAGATAAAACTTATGAATTACAAGGAATTAATGGAGTTTTAAGAAAAACTAAAAACACATATGCAAAATTTGAATATGGAAAAAGTAAAGGTAAAAGAATAGAAAAAGGATATTATTCTTCAAATGGAGGAATGGAATTTAAAGATATAGATTACAAATCAGATGATGAAGATAGCAGACATAATTCAGGTAAAGTTTATAGCATTGAAGGAGTTGTAAAACTTAATGAAATAAATAAAAGATTTAATAAGAATTCATTCACAAATTTTTGGTATAAAAAGAAAGAAAAAGGATTTTCAATGGATTCTTTAGAAGAAGGAAATGAAGAAGAAAAATATGGGTTTACTCTTAAACAAATAATTACTTCTAAATTATCAACTTTATTTAGCTATTCAATGGAAAAAATAAAAGATGAAGATAAAGAAGACGAAAATGAAGACATATCAATTCAAGGAAATTATGCAGTAAATAACAAGTTGACATTATCAGGTGAAATAAAAAGAAGTGAAGATGATTCAGATGATAATGATAGTTTAAGCAGTGAAGATTCCAACGATGAAAATAAAACAGAAGTAGGTATTCAAGGAAATTATAGATTTAGTAATTCTACAACAGGTTATCTAGGTCTTCAACAATCTATAGATAGCTCAGAAAATGATTTAATGATAAATTTAGGTGGAAATACTAAGGTACTTAAAAATTTAAGTATTAAAGGTGAATATTCTATAGGACAAGATGAAGAAGGAGCTTTATTAGGTCTAAATTATTTAGTAGCAGATAATTATGAAACATATTTAAATTTCAAAAGAGAAAATGATGATTCAACTAATGATAATGATATTACTTTTGGACAAAAAGTTTTATTAGGTGAAAAATATGAAATATATCAAGAGAATCAATTTAATACAGGAAAAGATTCTGAGGAAGAAATAAGTCAAGTTTATGGTTTAAATATAAACTTAACTAAAAATACAAAATATGGAATAGGTTATGAACAAGGTGATTTAAAAGAAAAAGATGAGAATAAGAAGAGAAAATCAATAAGCTTGTCTCTATCATATAACAATCATGACAATTTTAAATATAGTAACCGTTTAGAATTAATAAAAGATAAGTCAGAAAAAACAGATACAGAGGAATGGCTAACAGTAAATGATATTAAATATAAATTGAATGAAGAATGGACAGCTATAGGAAAATTAGATTTTTCAATAACAGAAAATAAAAAAACAGGAGACTATGACAAAAAATTTATGGAGTTAGGTATTGGTGGAGCTTATAGACCAATATATAATGATAGATTAAATATTTTATGGAAATATTCCTATATCTATGATCTTAATGGTTTTGATAAAGATGAAGATTATAGTTTTGGAGATTTAGATGAGAGATCAAATATTTATTCTATTGACGCAGTATATTCTTTTACAAAGAAACTAGATGTTGGAGGAAAATTAGCATATAAGCAATCTGAAATGAAAGCAGCAAATGATGAAGATAATTGGTATAGTGCTAAAACATCATTATATGCAATAAATGCAAGCTATAATTTTTATGGGGATTATAGAATTTCAGGAGAATATCATTGGTTGGTTTCAGATGAAAACTCAGAAGTGAAAGAAGGATGCATAATAGGAATAGATTATGATGTAAAAGAAAATTTAAGGGTAGGTATTGGCTATAACTTTACTAAGTTTAGTGATGACTTAAGATATGATGATTATAGGGCTGAGGGTGTTTTTGTAAATATAGTAGGGAAATTTTAATAAAGGAGAAATAAATGGGAAAGTTTAGCAAAAGGTATAGTTACATAACAATGTTTTTGTTTTTTATTTTAAGTATAGTTAGTTTTTCACAAGAAACAGAAGATAACTGGCTAGAATATCCTTCTGAACATGAAATGACAGGAAGTTTTATTTCAAATAAAAATACGTATAATTGTTGGACTGCAGTTGATGGAGCTATAAAAGTTATAGATAATTTATATTCAGAAACTAGTGAAAATAATTTATTAAAACCAGTGAGTGGAAAAAATTATTTTGGAATCCAAGCTGAAAGCACAACGGTTCCAACAAGTGCAAAAGCAATGGTTGCTTTAGGTAAGGAATTAGTAAGTGGGAAAACATATGAAACAAATATTTGGTATTATAATGGTTATTCTATAAATAATAGAACAGAAACTACTAAGAGAAAAATAGTTAATACAAAGGTTTATTTAGCTTATTCATTACCAGAAGCTAAGGAAGGGACTATTCAAATAGATGAAAGTTTTTTAGCAAACTGTAAAGAGATATCAACTTTATCAGATGATGGGAGTAATAACAATTGGAAGCAAACTAATTTAACATTTACTTCTGATAAGTCTGGTAGAGGTTATTTAATATTTATTCCTTTGGTATCTTCAGAAATTCCTGTAGAAAATGCAGTATCAACTTATTTTGCAATAGAGCAAGGGACTGTTTCTTCTATAAATGAAAAAGTTGAATTGCATGATAAAGGGGTTCAATTTTTAGGAAGTGATTATGCAGAAACTTATGGAAAAGATGATGGAATAGTAGGAAAAGGAGAAACAGTAAGTATTAATTATATAGTAGACAATACTAATACTGCAAGTTGGAATCATGAAAAAGAAATAAAAATCTCATCTTCAAGATTAGGTTTTATTGATGGAACAACTTTTAAATTAGTTAAAGAAAAAGATGCTGTTTCTGAAATTGTATCTACTAATAATTATGAAATAGATATACAAAATGGGCAATTAAATTTTAAAATTTTAAATTTAGATTCAGAAAGTAAATATACAATGTCAGTTGATGCTTTTTATGAAAAATATTCTGATGAAGCTAATATACCTGGAGTAGATTATACTTTATATAATTCTTTTAGTGATAAACTTTATTATGAAAAGGGAGAGAAAAAAGATTTAACAATAAATGTAGATGAAGTGGAAGGAAATATTTCAAAAAGACATAATATAATTGATATTGAAGGTGAACTAGTAAGATTAGGAAATGATATATCAGTTGATGATGGATGGATAGGAAAAGATTCATCAAAGATAGGATATAAAAATTTATACTTTGGAAATAATAGTATAACAATTAATGCTAGTCATAATGGTTGGGTTTGTGGTTATTTGAAAAAAGGTTCTTTAAATGATAGAGGACAGTATGATTATTCTTGGGAAAAGATATTTGAAAAAGAGATAGTTGCAGGAAATAATGATATATTATTTGATACTCCTGATGGAACTGATATGATGGAAAAGTTAATTTTGAAATATTCAATAAATAGAAATGATGTAAATAGTATTGAAAAATATTCAGGAAGTGGAGAAGTTGAAATTTATGATATAGATCCTATGAAGAGTTTAAATGTAGAGATTTTAGATATTCAAGATTTAGGAGTTCCTACAGAGGATACAATAGAAGATTTTATAGGAAGTGAAGATGGAAAATTTTGTTATGGAGAAAAAGTGAAATATAAAATAAAAATTTCAAATTTCCAAAACTTTGAAATAAGAAATAAAAAGATTACTTTTAAAAGTACCATGGCAATTTTAGATAAAAGTTTTTTAGAAGTTAAAGATGCTGACGGAAAAGATGTTTTAGGAAAAATTCAAAGAATAGAAAATTCTCAATTTGTAGAAGGTGGTTATAATATTTTAATAAATTCCCTGCTTCCTAATGAAGAAGTATATTTATATGTTAAAGGAGATTTATTAAGAGAAGATTTTAAAGAAGGAGATACTTGGGAGCTTTCAGATGAAATTAGAGATGGAAATATTCTAATTAGTAATACAAGTAAAAGAGAGATTAATAATAGAGACTATGGTAATAATAAAACAGGAAAATATTCTAAATTAGATGAAGTAAGACATTATCAGTTAACCAAAGCAAATGGAGATACTCTTTATTTAGGGGAAGGGGTAACTTATAATAATGAGATTAGTCCTATAGATAATGATATGAGTAATAATGGTGTAGAAGTACCTAAATATTTAGGGAATAAAGAACTTTATAAGAATCATTATGCTCTTTTCATAGGAGTTCCAAATAAATTGTCTATTGATATTAGTGATAATGCTTGGGTCAGTGTTTGGATAAATAATCAAGAAAAATGGCAGGAAGGATCACTGGATAGATATCATATTTTTAAAGGAGTTAAAAATGCTTATTATAATTCAGAAACAGGGAAATATAATATAGAGATTAATCCTCCTAATCAACCAGGAGAATTTAAGACTTTAAGGATAAGAACAGCTTATAATGAACTTGAAGTTAGTGATCCCTTAAAAACCGCTTCTTCAGGTGAGGTAGAAGATTATGAAGTTGCTATATTGCCTCCTTTAGAGCCAACTGTTTTAAATTTTGAAGATTTAGGAATAAATATTCAAGGGAAAA of the Fusobacterium sp. JB019 genome contains:
- the pfkB gene encoding 1-phosphofructokinase, with amino-acid sequence MIYTVTLNPAIDYYLEMNEFIEGNLNSLKNGYTLPGGKGINVSKVLKNFGVPSTALGFVGGFTGAYIKKNVSNYEIIEKFIDIKENTRINIKMKTQKSESEIAGMSPNISTLEYEQFLKTIECIQENDILVLSGSVPTSLNKNIYKKIIDILPENVKVILDTRGKPLQFSLCEKVFLVKPNKDEIEEFFNEKYQNEKELIEAGKKLRTLGAENVIISLGKEGSILISEKGIYKGGVPQGKLISSVGAGDSMVSGLLYGLYLNKDIVEAYRYAIASGSSTAFSKGLTTFEDMNNLLTDIEIHKI
- a CDS encoding DeoR/GlpR family DNA-binding transcription regulator, with amino-acid sequence MLTVERYNLILKLIEEKQNIKVHDIVEKLKISEATARRDLNFLEDKGKIKRIHGGAVLVETKEEDIGFKKLVFNKEKDIIAKKSIKFIHEGDTIFLDAGTTTFALIKYLKDIPNIKIVTNGYSHINELTAINKEVYLLGGKLKKKTGALVGFSAMNSLKTYNFDVVFIGANGVNTEGYSTPDEEEVLVKSEAIKRGKRIYFLCDHTKFKTKSFFNFASLNDGDLISDTDLPKEITKAIDKAKK
- a CDS encoding class I SAM-dependent methyltransferase, producing the protein MILFAMEKLKEIFFDFLDNLEEKEYLCELKNFGFKGEVLPDYQNKFIQQYYLLKYFPAYLTEYYFLYNEMIKRNFIKNDFNILSIGCGCGIDFWGMKLANEKSEQNLNIKYTGVDIINWSYWDNYDYDAKVINSDILNFDFKENDYNTIIFPKSVGEFSDEDFEKLKDLFRNANFKSDKLTIVLSLRKARNTRDARRGIEIFNIIQNELGYKTDDSFTECYSFDKKPNGFAYRIEDILPEFGYPSSLSNFLSDYYLDFLEDNPCPFKKFCHENVFSRKPIKTMSQVCFSIINFERR
- a CDS encoding DUF1848 domain-containing protein — protein: MIVSVSRRTDIPAFYSNWFFNRLKEGFVDVPNPFNDKQISRITLSPNTVDCFVFWTKDATPMLSRLDELSGYNYYFQYTITPYGKDVELNVKNKKNILETFKKLSNKIGSNRVVLRYDPIFINETYTKEYHVRAFENLCSKLKGYTEKCVISFIDYYKKTEKNTKSLHILKMSEEDINFICENFSNIAEKYNIKIETCSEKYNLEKYGITHGKCVDNNLISDILGFEIDIEKDPYQREECGCVKSIDIGEYNTCLHNCLYCYANFNYDQVRIKSNLHNPLSSLLTGELKDDMKINVRQMPKLKKLIKPIKQQSLF
- a CDS encoding fructose-specific PTS transporter subunit EIIC produces the protein MLKSMITKECINLNLLAKNKDAVIDELVDMLFENGKLNDREDYKKEILKREKQSSTGLEEGIAIPHAKTAAVKVPTVAIGISKEGIDYDSLDNEPSKIFFMIAAPESATDSHIEVLSQLTTSLLEDEVREGILKATSKEEIIDILLKTEKKETAENNDKDFDVLGVTACPTGIAHTYMAADALRKKASELGIKIKVETNGSTGVKNELTTDEIKNAKGIIVAADKNVEMTRFNGKHVVIVPVKEGIKNPEKLINEATNNSAPIYTADETKAPTKKEKTGFYKHLMSGVSNMLPFVVGGGILIAISFMFGIKAFDPNDPSFHPFAKLLMDIGGGNGFFLMIPVMAGFIGMSIADRPGFAPAMVAGLISANNGAGFLGALIGGFLGGYSIILLKKVFAKLPESLEGIKPVLLYPLFGIFITGTVMYKVILGPVAALNSGMTSMLESMGTGNLVLLGVVLAGMMAVDMGGPINKAAFTFGIAMISAGNFYPHAAVMAGGMVPPLGIAIATTVFKNKFTKEEKDAGKTCYIMGASFITEGAIPFAAADPARVIPSCIIGSAIAGGISMFAKVQLPAPHGGIFVIPVMTNPIMYVVAVLVGSFITAALIGFLKPAK